In Fusarium falciforme chromosome 9, complete sequence, the sequence TAAAGGGACGCATCTCCTGCGGACAGGAAGCTAGGAAGGCCTCAAGAGCCACGAGAGCAGCTTCGCGCACCTCGTTAAACTCCTGACCCAGATCGTCTCCATCGCTGAGCGCCTCGAGATGTGCCTGTAGCTCTTCGTCACCGAGTGCTTGCAGAATTTGAGGTGCAGCCTTGGAAACGTGCGGTCCAAAGCGAGCAGGGATCGATCGCGCGATGCTACCAAGGATCGAAATATATAATCGCCTCGTAACCGGGCTGCTCTGGTTCTGGGAAAGACCAGCAGTAATTCGGTTCACCACCTCTTCCAGATGCTCCTCAGAGAGGTAGACAGCAAGCATGCTGATGGCCACGACAGCTCTCTTCTTGACAACCGACGAGCCCTTCTCGCTCTCGAGAAGCTGAATGACCACCTCTTGCAtagcctcgacctcgacctggACGAGCATAGGTCCAAAACATCGAACCACCTCAATCAGCACATCGACGGCTTCGGCGTTGAGATCGTTCTCATTTTGTAGGAGGCCCTCGGGAACGGAAGGAAGAGGGACATTAGGGTTGTTGGGAGTTCGTGTCTTGGGTCCGGGGCCGATAAGGCGGGGAATGAGGACTCGGCTGACAGCATTGTAGGCCTCCTGGACCTCCGAGGTAGGCGGGAGTCCCGGGACCGGTCGGTGAAGGGCGATAATTACGGATCGAAGAGCCAAAGAGGGCACAGTGTTGTCCACCGAGTTCTTAAGCTTCAGGTTGGACAGCTTCTCGATCATGGGAGCGATGATGGGTGTCGGGACCTTGCCCACGAGGGGACCCAGGCTGCCTCTAGGGTTAGCGGCTCCCAAGCTGCAAGCAACCTTTCCAATACGTACCACTTGATTGCCAGGTTCTGGACCTCGCCATTCTGGTCGTCGAGCGTCTTGATGATGCTATCAACAGTGCGCGCAGCGATGTTGTAGTCGTGATGGAGGAAATCGGGCTTGGCATTGTTGAGCAGCTGCAGCAGATCGTTCAGAGACATGAAGCGAAAGTCCGGATCACTGTCGCCGAGTTTCTGCACATGGCCCATCACCGCCTGCGGCGTGGCTAATGCTTGGTTGGAAGCCATGCCGGGCGAGCTTTCACGATGGCGTGAGAGAGCTGCTTTGGGCTTGGATCATGCGCGGAGGGGGACGGATATCTGTGGCAGCAGAGCGCGGATCTGGTGCGTAAAGATGATGAAGTATTTagaatgagaagaaggattcAAAGTGAGCTGGCCTCGTGTCAACACGAGTGGTGTTGGTAGCAGTTCGGTTGGAGGGGTCGAGCTCACTCCAGGCAGCGGAAGAAGGTCGGAGCTCTGCGTGGGTGTTGGTTGCCCCGCTATGACATCTCAGCAGCTGCCACACTGACCGGGCAGCAGAGCTGCAGCCTAGGTGTCGGAGCCGGGACTTGATTTGTCCGTTTTCTCGCATAGTGGCAAGGATAAACGAGGTGTCAAAATTAGCCGAACCCAGCTCGCCTACAGAACGCTAGGTTTGGGTTCAGTCATTTTTGTCACTAAAGGACGACCgttgaggccatcgccatccatGTTCATCTTGTTGTCCGCCGACAATTGACAAGCAAAAGTCCGGTGTAGCATGATATTTATGCTCATGTAAAAAAagaacgaaaaaaaaaattccaGTACCATTATGGCCCAAGATCATTGACAAGATAGTCACAATTTTCTGGAAATGTCATGTGTGAAATGCCTCCTCATGCAACCAGGCACTCTTGAAAGCCAGCAAGACTTTTCCAAGTGCCAGGTTTCGATTAGATCATCGAGCAATTCAGGCACCAAAAAAATCAACATTTTATTCGAGCGGTTCAAATATCTTGTTTGCTACCCGTGGCCGCTGGATTGCACCGGACAGTGGCAGCCAGGAGGACACCTTGAGAGCCTGCCTGGCAAACTTCTCTGGCAGCTTACAGGCAGGTCACCAAATATTCAAGTCAGAAATGAatcgccatcttcctcgagtTATTCATGTACCTTGTCTTCTGCCTGTGACGGATGAATTGTACTGGATGGTTGTGGCTGGATCACTGGGCCGCTCGGGGGCATACCCTGAGACCGTGATGATGCAATTAATCGGAACACAAATCACAACATAGTCTCCTCAGGCAGAATGCAATGATTCACAGCGTCGTAGAGTTCAGCACTGCATTCTCGTTTACCTCTGCTATTAAACCAGTCCATTGATCATCGCCCTTCGACTTTAACCAAACAACTCTCCTTTTACCACGACGCACAAACAATCCCGACTACTACCCAATACCTTCTTGGtcaataaagaaataaaaatgtTCTTTCTGTTGACCGTCGTTTCCTTCTTGTCGTTTGCTTCTGCAAACTTCCTCTCCAAGGGGAAGCCCATCGGGGACCCTTCCTACAACTCGGCCAAGTACCACTGGGAATGCGGCAAGGTAAGATCTTCAGAGAATACATTCCTTAATCTATTAAAGTaactaattttttttaaatctCCAGACTACTACCGCGGTGCTCGACGACTGCGAACCGATCTTCACCCAGATCCGTGCCCTCGGCAACACCACGGACGGAATGTTCAAACTCAACTGGTGGCCCGCCAGGACCTGGGACCACAAGTCCTGCAGGGCCCTGCTGAACGTCGGAGAACTCCCCACGGGCGGTCTAAAGCTCCACGCGgacgagctcgtcaaggTGGCTCGGTGGGGAGCCCACTCCCTGTGCGGCGGGACCTGGCAGCGTTCGATGGTCAGGCCTCAGAATGACACCTGGAGGCTGTACATCGTAGAGTCTATGTGGAATGAGAGCGTTCCTTTTGCTTAATAGAGGGGGAATATCAGCGGGTGAACCAGTGGGCGGCTTCTTTACTTGCAGCTTGGTCCACTTCTGACCAGGGGTCTTTTGGATGCAACTACATAGACAATGCAAACGCAAACACCAGATTACCTTGTAAATGTCCCTCGTGAAGAGCTTTGAGTCCTTTcagtaaattaaagcttgAAATGCATCCGAATAAATCAAACGTGGTGTTGTCCAGAACCCGACACGTCGACGCCCCTATATCACTCGCCCGGTCAACGCCGAGCAACAGCCACATTGGGATATCTGGCGACCAGCTGTTTACAGCTGTCAAACAGGTGCCCATAAAAAGCAGGAAAAAAGAATCCACAAAGGTACTCGGCGCCTAGGAGATCAAAATCAAAACATCTTTGCTCCTCGAGAAATCAAACTCTTCCTCCCAAACATCCTCACCTCCCCCTTCTACACCCTCACACACGATCCAAGTCCATATTGCTTCATCATGGACGAAGGCTCAAACAATAACTCGGCCTTTCTGGTCAAAATCCCCATCGAGATCATCTCGCACACCCTCTCGTTCCTCCCCGACAAGAAATCACTTCTCAACTCGATCCTGACCTGCTGGGACTTCAAAAATGCCTACAACCTTCGCAAGACCTACATCGCCTCGtccatcctcatcagacCCATGCACCAGAGCGTCTACGAGGAGGCCGTCATCTTCTACCACCTCATCCGCGAGCAGTGGCACGGCGCCAGAGCTGGTATTCAGGCTATCCACTGCGTCTTTGCCAAGGAACGTACCCTTGATGAGGAGCAGCTGCCCGTTAACCAGCGGATGACTATGGAGGG encodes:
- a CDS encoding F-box domain-containing protein, which codes for MDEGSNNNSAFLVKIPIEIISHTLSFLPDKKSLLNSILTCWDFKNAYNLRKTYIASSILIRPMHQSVYEEAVIFYHLIREQWHGARAGIQAIHCVFAKERTLDEEQLPVNQRMTMEGIKDMHFFHDNVEWWANRITTNLKRDHPVLSGHDSPFRLTPDVVNRFKRAIYRLYMYIDVMDKAIASACADNGGHNRTIAEAEREGAH